The genomic window CGGCAGCATAGTTACCCACAGCTTGAAGCATAAGTTTTTGTAGCACAGTTCTGGAAAGGTTAAAAGGGCTAGTTCTCATCTACAGGAGAATACTGCACATGCATCTTGGGTAATCTTAAATGAACTAGCACAAGAGGCACCAGACAATCTTTCACAAGATCTCCTAGTAGAAAGAAATCATAGTTTTCAAAGTTATTAAAGATGACACTGCTAACAAATGGACCATTCTAAGTGCCAATGACAAATAAACTCAGGACCAGTGTATGAGTTTGACAACTTAATATAGAATGCATAGCAGAGCACACTGCAAATTTCGGTACAGAAAGAAAACGATATTGACCTGGtcacaatttttgttatttgtttgtAATGTATTGTTCTCCAAAAACTTAACTACAATACATACTTATTTGGCTACATAAGTAGCCACCTGAAAAGTACCTGAATGGTCAAATGTATTGTGCTTCCTAAATTATCTATTATTTAACCAGAAAGCGTTTGTGAAAATGTTAACAAATCTTATGCGACTGTTAATGGGTTAAAAcatgtatagtcggttcgctaaactcaggcgcaactggctagatattttagtcgataatttttttgttttttgccaattttgcaaaaattggcaaaattactaactatttagtgattattaactatttaggaattattttttgccaattttactaaaattggcaaaattaccgactaaaacatCTAGAAAGTTGcctctgagtttagcgaacagactatatctaTTTTACGAATTgcctgaattttttaaaataaagacTATATATGAACAGGAAAAAATGAATTATAGATTAACAAACTTCAATAAATAGGGCATACTTGGTACCAATGACAAGTCAAAAATATCTGATTATGTTAATGTTATAAGGGTATGCAAAATAGGAGATTTCCAaatacaaaactaaaaaaaaaacttttatttttttattaacgtaTTTAACTTACAAAATTACTGTTCTTTAACTTCCCTAAGACGCCTTACAGCAGATCTAACTGATGCAGCCGCTGTGGTTGAGTATACCCATGCACCTCCAGCTACAACCCTCTTACACCTCTTGCAGGACCAGATTCCAACACAACTCCTCTTCATGGCTTCTTTGCCGCAAAAACTGCAGGAGTATTTGGAGTGTTGGGTGATTTCCATTTTTTTCACCATTTTACGCAAGGAAGCACCATAACGGGTACCGTATTTACCAGTGATTCCGACCTTCTTTGTACGCTTGGCCATTTTCGTGGGTTACTTATTGGAACCTTTAACAAATAATgcacaaatttacaaaaatgttatgcCTTAATTTTCTAGTTTagagtaaaatttaataaaaaaaaacatacctAGATTTAACAAACACGTGCACAGCACTCGCTGTCTTGAGAAAAAGAGTGACAGTTGACACTTGGTAATTTTGCCAACTGAATTGACATTTTTCCAGTGATACCAATGACAGGTATCAACATCCGGATGTGTTCCCTCCAGtaaatttgaatttaaatttcgctgtgtctaggtacacgctagcgtg from Diabrotica virgifera virgifera chromosome 5, PGI_DIABVI_V3a includes these protein-coding regions:
- the LOC114335017 gene encoding 60S ribosomal protein L37a, with translation MAKRTKKVGITGKYGTRYGASLRKMVKKMEITQHSKYSCSFCGKEAMKRSCVGIWSCKRCKRVVAGGAWVYSTTAAASVRSAVRRLREVKEQ